In the genome of Streptomyces globosus, one region contains:
- a CDS encoding DUF6415 family natural product biosynthesis protein encodes MGMAQGHADTTRLVARALAPYAERPGPEAVAALVDDLLTCGQELHGSLSRAPSQHRPAGTVAALAEWEYFAAVGPLGSGPHANWNYARALARIIRQLLASGR; translated from the coding sequence ATGGGTATGGCGCAGGGTCACGCGGACACGACCCGACTGGTCGCCCGAGCACTCGCCCCGTACGCGGAACGCCCCGGCCCGGAGGCCGTCGCGGCGCTCGTCGACGACCTGCTCACCTGCGGGCAGGAGCTCCACGGCTCGCTCTCCCGGGCGCCCTCGCAACACCGCCCCGCCGGAACGGTCGCGGCGCTCGCCGAGTGGGAGTACTTCGCGGCCGTCGGCCCCCTGGGGTCGGGCCCCCACGCAAACTGGAACTACGCCCGGGCCTTGGCCCGGATCATCCGGCAGCTGCTGGCCTCGGGGCGATAG
- a CDS encoding MerR family transcriptional regulator, translating into MTTGVPEPTLTVDELAARAGVTVRTVRFYSTRGLLPPPVIGPRRVGRYGPEHLSRLALIEELQHQGMTLSAIERYLDALPGDLSAHDLAIHRALVSSWAPDAAEEVSLEELERRAGRPLPEEDLRRLAAMNVVGGGPERFRVDLSLLRLGVALLDVPISHGTVLAAREVLLEHARATARELTRLFRDEVWGPFTEGEDDPERVESMKALSAHMQPMVVQALVTAFQRSLREELKAQFAAGD; encoded by the coding sequence ATGACCACCGGGGTGCCCGAGCCCACGCTCACCGTCGACGAGCTCGCCGCCCGGGCGGGGGTCACCGTCCGCACCGTACGGTTCTACAGCACCCGCGGGCTTTTGCCCCCTCCCGTGATCGGACCGCGTCGGGTGGGCCGCTACGGGCCCGAGCACCTCTCCCGGCTCGCGCTGATCGAGGAGCTCCAGCACCAGGGCATGACGCTGTCCGCGATCGAGCGCTACCTGGACGCCCTGCCCGGCGATCTCAGCGCCCACGACCTGGCCATCCACCGGGCGCTGGTGTCGTCGTGGGCGCCGGACGCGGCGGAGGAGGTGTCTCTGGAGGAGCTGGAGCGGCGGGCGGGCCGGCCGCTGCCGGAGGAGGACCTGCGCCGGCTGGCCGCGATGAACGTGGTCGGGGGCGGACCGGAGCGGTTCCGGGTGGACCTGTCGCTGCTCCGGCTGGGGGTGGCGCTGCTGGACGTGCCGATCTCGCACGGGACGGTGCTGGCGGCCCGGGAGGTGCTGCTGGAGCACGCCCGGGCGACGGCCCGGGAGCTGACGCGGCTGTTCCGCGACGAGGTGTGGGGGCCGTTCACGGAGGGCGAGGACGATCCGGAGCGGGTGGAGTCGATGAAGGCGCTGTCCGCGCACATGCAGCCGATGGTGGTGCAGGCGCTGGTCACGGCGTTCCAGCGGTCGCTGCGCGAGGAGCTGAAGGCCCAGTTCGCCGCCGGCGACTGA
- a CDS encoding AMP-dependent synthetase/ligase, with amino-acid sequence MSTILRLPGRPEQLTLPALLARNAAEYGDLPALSWRTGDTASPGWTTLGWAEVRRRVAVLAAGYASLGVERGEHVLIMMGNRPEHWLTDLALVHLGAVPVTVYGTSAPEQIAYTARHSRARLAVVGGAGELPRWEPLLADGTVPLERLVVADAGAAGAHRSYDAVYTAGTRLHTPDAFEKAWRELRPEDPLTVVYTSGTTGDPKGVRLTHRNILLQSVRLDRRVELPEHAEHICYLPFAHIAERILGIYLPLLRAAHVRLVADPAAVAAAVRELRPVQFFGVPRVWEKLAAGLRAVLAGLPREQREAIEEANGLARTVAGHLERGEPVPAGPEAAYVRAKEHVLDPLLRLAGLDRLLWTASATAPMPIDVVRFWAGWGITVMDAWGLTETSGVCTVNSRDAFRLGSVGRPIEGLELRIADDGEILARGETVFGGYLRPDGTLEGAHDAEGWFPTGDIGRIDQDGFLWLTDRKKELIITSTGKNVSPALVENTLKEHPLIGQALAHGDRRSYLVALLVLDAELAPAWAAARGIEAASLADLARHPQVRAEIAAAVETANARLNRTEQIKRYHLLTTEWGPETGELTPSLKLRRRVVRDKYADTIDSLYTDPPEPR; translated from the coding sequence ATGAGCACGATCCTGCGACTGCCCGGACGTCCCGAACAGCTCACCCTGCCCGCCCTGCTCGCCCGCAACGCCGCCGAGTACGGCGACCTCCCCGCCCTCTCGTGGCGCACGGGGGATACCGCATCCCCCGGCTGGACCACCCTCGGCTGGGCCGAGGTGCGGCGCCGGGTCGCCGTCCTCGCCGCCGGGTACGCCTCGCTCGGCGTCGAACGCGGCGAACACGTGCTGATCATGATGGGCAACCGGCCCGAGCACTGGCTCACCGACCTCGCCCTCGTCCACCTCGGTGCCGTCCCCGTCACCGTGTACGGCACCTCCGCCCCCGAGCAGATCGCGTACACCGCCCGCCACAGCCGGGCCCGCCTCGCCGTCGTCGGCGGCGCCGGCGAACTGCCGCGCTGGGAACCGCTGCTGGCCGACGGCACCGTACCGCTGGAGCGGCTCGTCGTGGCCGACGCCGGCGCCGCGGGCGCGCACCGCTCGTACGACGCCGTCTACACGGCCGGAACCCGGCTGCACACCCCCGACGCCTTCGAGAAGGCCTGGCGGGAGCTGCGCCCCGAGGACCCGCTGACCGTCGTCTACACCTCGGGCACCACCGGCGACCCCAAGGGGGTCCGGCTCACCCACCGCAACATCCTGCTCCAGTCCGTCCGCCTCGACCGGCGCGTGGAACTCCCCGAGCACGCCGAGCACATCTGCTACCTGCCGTTCGCGCACATCGCCGAGCGGATCCTCGGCATCTACCTGCCGCTGCTGCGCGCCGCGCACGTCCGGCTCGTCGCCGACCCGGCAGCCGTCGCCGCCGCCGTACGGGAGCTGCGGCCGGTGCAGTTCTTCGGGGTGCCCCGGGTGTGGGAGAAGCTCGCCGCCGGCCTGCGGGCGGTGCTCGCCGGGCTGCCGCGGGAGCAGCGGGAGGCCATCGAGGAGGCGAACGGCCTCGCCCGGACCGTGGCCGGGCACCTGGAGCGAGGCGAGCCCGTCCCCGCCGGGCCGGAGGCCGCGTACGTCCGGGCCAAGGAGCACGTCCTGGACCCGCTGCTGCGGCTGGCCGGGCTCGACCGGCTGCTGTGGACGGCGAGCGCGACCGCGCCGATGCCGATCGACGTCGTACGGTTCTGGGCCGGCTGGGGGATCACCGTCATGGACGCGTGGGGCCTGACGGAGACCTCCGGCGTGTGCACCGTCAACAGCCGCGACGCGTTCCGGCTCGGCTCGGTCGGCCGGCCCATCGAGGGCCTGGAGCTGCGGATCGCCGACGACGGGGAGATCCTCGCCCGCGGCGAGACCGTCTTCGGCGGCTACCTCAGGCCCGACGGGACGCTGGAGGGCGCCCACGACGCGGAGGGCTGGTTCCCCACCGGGGACATAGGCCGGATCGACCAGGACGGGTTCCTGTGGCTGACCGACCGCAAGAAGGAGCTGATCATCACCTCCACCGGCAAGAACGTCTCGCCGGCCCTGGTGGAGAACACGCTCAAGGAACACCCGCTGATCGGCCAGGCCCTGGCCCACGGCGACCGCCGCTCCTACCTCGTCGCCCTGCTCGTCCTCGACGCCGAACTCGCCCCGGCGTGGGCGGCGGCCCGCGGCATCGAGGCGGCCTCCCTCGCCGACCTCGCCCGGCACCCGCAGGTGCGCGCGGAAATCGCCGCCGCGGTCGAGACCGCCAACGCCCGCCTCAACCGCACGGAACAGATCAAGCGCTACCACCTGCTGACCACGGAATGGGGGCCGGAGACGGGGGAACTGACCCCGTCCCTGAAACTCCGCCGCCGCGTGGTCCGCGACAAATACGCCGACACGATCGACTCCCTGTACACGGACCCGCCCGAGCCCCGGTAA
- a CDS encoding 3-hydroxyacyl-CoA dehydrogenase NAD-binding domain-containing protein: protein MSESTTIRWEQDETGVVTLVLDDPDQSANTMNQAFTDSIAAVADRAEAEKDSIRGIIYTSAKKTFFAGGDLKEMIRLRPEDAQAAFDTGTGIKRALRRIETLGVPVVAAINGAALGGGYEICLASHHRIALDAPGSKIGLPEVTLGLLPAAGGVTRTVRLMGITDALLKVLLQGTQYSPKRALDSGLVHELAATPEEMLAKARAFIDANPESRQPWDAPGYRIPGGTPAHPKFAANLPAFPANLKKQLNGAPYPAPRNIMAAAVEGAQVDFETAQTIEARYFTELVTGQTAKNMIQAFFFDLQAVNAGRSRPRGVEARTVRRVAVLGAGMMGAGIAYSCARAGIEVVLKDVTAEAAAKGKAYSEKLLDKAVAKGRTTEAARAELLARITPTADTADLAGCDAVIEAVFEDTSLKHKVFQEVQDVVAPDALLCSNTSTLPITGLAEGVDRPADFIGLHFFSPVDKMPLVEIIKGERTGDEAIARAFDLVRQINKTPIVVNDSRGFFTSRVIGQFINEGVAMVGEGVEPASVEQAAAQAGYPAKVLSLMDELTLTLPRKIRNETRKAVEAEGRTWTPHPADEVIDRMVDEFARPGRSGGAGFYDYDEAGRRSRIWPGLREHFARPGADVPFEDMKERMLFAEALDTVRCLDEGVLTSIADANIGSIMGIGFPAWTGGVIQYINGYEGGLPGFVARARELADRYGDRFTPPASLVAKAERGETYAD from the coding sequence ATGAGCGAGTCCACCACGATCCGCTGGGAACAGGACGAGACCGGCGTCGTCACGCTGGTCCTCGACGACCCCGACCAGTCCGCCAACACCATGAACCAGGCCTTCACGGACTCGATCGCGGCCGTCGCCGACCGCGCCGAGGCCGAGAAGGACTCCATCCGCGGCATCATCTACACCTCTGCCAAGAAGACCTTCTTCGCCGGCGGGGACCTCAAGGAGATGATCCGGCTGCGTCCCGAGGACGCGCAGGCCGCCTTCGACACCGGAACCGGGATCAAGCGCGCGCTGCGCCGCATCGAGACCCTCGGTGTACCCGTCGTCGCCGCCATCAACGGCGCCGCGCTCGGCGGCGGTTACGAGATCTGCCTCGCCTCCCACCACCGCATCGCGCTCGACGCGCCCGGCTCGAAGATCGGCCTGCCCGAGGTTACCCTCGGCCTGCTTCCCGCCGCAGGCGGCGTCACCCGCACCGTCCGCCTCATGGGCATCACCGACGCGCTGCTGAAGGTCCTGCTCCAGGGCACCCAGTACAGCCCGAAGCGCGCCCTCGACAGCGGCCTCGTCCACGAACTGGCCGCGACGCCGGAGGAGATGCTCGCCAAGGCCCGCGCCTTCATCGACGCCAACCCCGAGTCCAGGCAGCCCTGGGACGCGCCCGGCTACCGGATCCCCGGCGGCACGCCCGCCCACCCCAAGTTCGCCGCGAACCTGCCCGCGTTCCCCGCGAACCTCAAGAAGCAGCTGAACGGGGCCCCGTACCCGGCGCCGCGCAACATCATGGCGGCCGCCGTCGAGGGCGCCCAGGTGGACTTCGAGACGGCGCAGACCATCGAGGCCCGCTACTTCACCGAGCTGGTGACCGGCCAGACCGCGAAGAACATGATCCAGGCGTTCTTCTTCGACCTCCAGGCCGTCAACGCCGGCCGCAGCCGCCCCCGCGGCGTCGAGGCGCGCACCGTCCGCCGCGTCGCCGTCCTCGGCGCCGGGATGATGGGAGCCGGAATCGCCTACTCCTGCGCCCGCGCCGGCATCGAGGTCGTCCTGAAGGACGTCACCGCCGAGGCCGCCGCCAAGGGCAAGGCGTACTCGGAGAAGCTGCTCGACAAGGCCGTCGCCAAGGGCCGCACCACCGAGGCCGCCCGGGCCGAGCTGCTGGCCCGGATCACCCCGACCGCCGACACCGCCGACCTCGCCGGCTGCGACGCGGTCATCGAGGCGGTCTTCGAGGACACCTCCCTGAAGCACAAGGTCTTCCAGGAGGTGCAGGACGTCGTCGCGCCCGACGCGCTGCTGTGCTCCAACACCTCCACCCTGCCCATCACGGGCCTCGCCGAGGGCGTCGACCGCCCCGCCGACTTCATCGGCCTGCACTTCTTCTCGCCCGTCGACAAGATGCCGCTCGTGGAGATCATCAAGGGGGAGCGGACCGGCGACGAGGCCATCGCCCGCGCCTTCGACCTCGTCCGGCAGATCAACAAGACCCCCATCGTGGTCAACGACTCGCGCGGCTTCTTCACCTCGCGCGTCATCGGCCAGTTCATCAACGAGGGCGTCGCCATGGTCGGCGAGGGCGTCGAGCCCGCCTCCGTCGAGCAGGCCGCCGCCCAGGCCGGCTACCCGGCCAAGGTGCTCTCCCTCATGGACGAGCTCACCCTCACCCTCCCGCGGAAGATCCGCAACGAGACCCGCAAGGCCGTCGAGGCCGAGGGCCGCACCTGGACCCCGCACCCTGCCGACGAGGTCATCGACCGCATGGTCGACGAGTTCGCCCGCCCCGGCCGCAGCGGCGGCGCCGGCTTCTACGACTACGACGAGGCGGGCAGGCGCTCCCGCATCTGGCCGGGGCTGCGCGAGCACTTCGCCCGCCCCGGCGCGGACGTGCCCTTCGAGGACATGAAGGAGCGGATGCTCTTCGCCGAGGCCCTCGACACCGTCCGCTGCCTCGACGAGGGCGTGCTCACCTCGATCGCCGACGCCAACATCGGCTCCATCATGGGCATCGGCTTCCCCGCCTGGACGGGCGGCGTGATCCAGTACATCAACGGCTACGAGGGCGGCCTGCCCGGCTTCGTCGCCCGGGCCCGCGAACTGGCCGACCGCTACGGCGACCGCTTCACGCCGCCCGCCTCGCTGGTCGCGAAGGCCGAGCGCGGGGAGACGTACGCGGACTGA
- a CDS encoding maltokinase N-terminal cap-like domain-containing protein, producing the protein MSVIHKTTITPTKLELLAAWLPSQPWYAATGGAPDPVTAGGFRLDDPEGEVGIEFMVVADASAPDPVAYHVPMTYRGAPLEGAEGALIGTVEHGVLGTRWVYDAAHDPVAVGQVLALLRGEAQPWAQSIDGAPDPTVVVEGGPGAAEGLDAAAAAAATTAEGTEVRFAGGPAVLRIVRALRPGGPQGGAAGVVTGWTAPDGTALRGVFAALGGA; encoded by the coding sequence ATGTCTGTGATCCACAAAACCACCATCACGCCGACCAAGCTCGAACTCCTCGCGGCCTGGCTGCCCTCCCAGCCGTGGTACGCCGCCACGGGCGGTGCGCCGGACCCGGTCACGGCCGGCGGGTTCCGGCTGGACGACCCCGAGGGCGAGGTCGGCATCGAGTTCATGGTCGTCGCCGACGCCTCCGCGCCGGACCCGGTCGCCTACCACGTGCCGATGACGTACCGGGGGGCGCCGCTGGAGGGGGCCGAAGGGGCCCTGATCGGCACTGTCGAGCACGGGGTGCTGGGCACCCGCTGGGTGTACGACGCCGCGCACGACCCGGTGGCCGTCGGGCAGGTCCTCGCGCTGCTGCGCGGCGAGGCGCAGCCCTGGGCGCAGAGCATCGACGGTGCGCCGGACCCGACGGTCGTCGTGGAGGGGGGCCCGGGTGCGGCGGAAGGGCTCGATGCGGCGGCCGCGGCGGCCGCGACCACGGCGGAGGGCACCGAGGTCCGCTTCGCGGGCGGGCCGGCGGTGCTGCGGATCGTACGCGCCCTGCGGCCGGGCGGCCCGCAGGGCGGTGCGGCCGGGGTCGTCACCGGCTGGACGGCCCCCGACGGCACCGCGCTCCGCGGGGTGTTCGCCGCGCTGGGCGGCGCCTGA
- a CDS encoding acetyl-CoA C-acetyltransferase, with the protein MSTEAYVYDAIRTPRGRGKANGSLHGTKPIDLVVGLIHALRERNPGLDPAAIDDIVLGVVGPVGDQGSDIARIAAIAAGLPDTVAGVQENRFCASGLEAVNLAAAKVRSGWEDLVLAGGVESMSRVPMASDGGAWFNDPMTNWDVNFVPQGIGADLIATIEGFSRRDVDEYAALSQERAATAVKEGRFARSLVPVTDRNGLVVLDHDEFIRPGTTADTLAKLKPSFADIGELGGFDAVALQKYHWIEKIDHVHHAGNSSGIVDGASLVAIGSREAGERAGLAPRARIVSAAVSGSEPTIMLTGPAPATRKALAKAGLTIDDIDLIEINEAFAGVVLRFVKDMGVSLDKVNVNGGAIALGHPLGATGAMILGTLVDELERQDKRYGLATLCVGGGMGVATVVERL; encoded by the coding sequence GTGAGCACCGAAGCGTACGTGTACGACGCGATCCGCACGCCGCGCGGCCGCGGCAAGGCCAACGGGTCCCTGCACGGCACCAAGCCGATCGACCTGGTCGTCGGCCTCATCCACGCGCTCCGCGAGCGCAACCCCGGACTCGACCCCGCCGCCATCGACGACATCGTCCTCGGCGTCGTCGGCCCGGTCGGCGACCAGGGCTCCGACATCGCCCGCATCGCGGCCATCGCCGCGGGCCTGCCCGACACCGTCGCGGGCGTGCAGGAGAACCGCTTCTGTGCGTCCGGCCTGGAGGCGGTGAACCTGGCGGCCGCGAAGGTCCGCTCCGGCTGGGAGGACCTCGTCCTCGCGGGCGGCGTGGAGTCCATGTCCCGCGTCCCGATGGCCTCGGACGGCGGCGCCTGGTTCAACGACCCGATGACCAACTGGGACGTCAACTTCGTCCCGCAGGGCATCGGCGCCGACCTGATCGCCACCATCGAGGGCTTCTCCCGCCGGGACGTCGACGAGTACGCCGCCCTCTCGCAGGAGCGCGCCGCGACCGCCGTCAAGGAGGGCCGCTTCGCCCGCTCCCTCGTCCCCGTCACCGACCGCAACGGCCTGGTCGTCCTCGACCACGACGAGTTCATCCGCCCCGGGACGACGGCCGACACCCTCGCGAAGCTCAAGCCGTCCTTCGCCGACATCGGCGAACTCGGCGGCTTCGACGCCGTCGCCCTGCAGAAGTACCACTGGATCGAGAAGATCGACCACGTCCACCACGCGGGCAACTCCTCCGGCATCGTCGACGGCGCCTCGCTCGTCGCGATCGGCTCCCGCGAGGCGGGCGAGCGGGCCGGCCTGGCGCCGCGTGCCCGCATCGTGTCCGCCGCGGTGTCCGGATCCGAGCCCACCATCATGCTCACCGGGCCCGCCCCGGCCACCCGCAAGGCCCTCGCCAAGGCCGGCCTCACCATCGACGACATCGACCTCATCGAGATCAACGAGGCCTTCGCCGGCGTCGTCCTGCGCTTCGTCAAGGACATGGGCGTCTCCCTCGACAAGGTCAACGTCAACGGCGGCGCCATCGCCCTCGGCCACCCCCTCGGCGCCACCGGCGCGATGATCCTCGGCACCCTGGTCGACGAACTGGAGCGCCAGGACAAGCGCTACGGGCTCGCCACCCTCTGCGTCGGCGGCGGCATGGGCGTCGCCACCGTCGTCGAGCGCCTCTGA
- a CDS encoding HAD family hydrolase, producing MTIRAVVFDVGECLVDETREYGTWADWLGVPRHTFAAVFGAVIAEGRDYRETFQVFRPGFDLTEQREARAAAGQPEWFGEDDLYPDVRPGLARLRADGLWLGIAGNQTVRAGSLLRDLFTKDVDLIGTSDDWGASKPDPEFFERVAAVVPADASEILYVGDRVDNDLRPGKQAGMHTALIRRGPWATIQWDTAEARELPTFRIESLAELSPRIAEFNKRGR from the coding sequence ATGACGATTCGCGCTGTGGTGTTCGATGTCGGTGAGTGCCTCGTCGACGAGACCCGGGAGTACGGCACGTGGGCGGACTGGCTCGGCGTCCCCCGCCACACCTTCGCCGCCGTCTTCGGTGCGGTCATCGCCGAAGGCCGTGACTATCGCGAGACCTTCCAGGTCTTCCGGCCCGGCTTCGACCTCACCGAGCAGCGCGAGGCCCGCGCTGCCGCCGGGCAGCCGGAGTGGTTCGGTGAGGACGACCTCTACCCGGACGTCCGGCCCGGCCTCGCCCGCTTGCGTGCCGACGGCCTGTGGCTCGGCATCGCCGGCAACCAGACCGTCCGCGCCGGCAGCCTGCTCCGCGACCTGTTCACGAAAGACGTCGACCTGATCGGCACCTCGGACGACTGGGGCGCGAGCAAACCCGACCCCGAGTTCTTCGAGCGTGTGGCCGCGGTCGTTCCGGCCGACGCATCGGAGATCCTCTACGTCGGCGACCGCGTCGACAACGATCTGCGCCCCGGCAAGCAGGCTGGTATGCACACGGCGCTGATCCGCCGGGGCCCTTGGGCGACGATCCAGTGGGACACCGCCGAGGCACGCGAACTCCCGACGTTCCGCATCGAGAGCCTGGCCGAGCTGTCCCCCAGGATCGCCGAGTTCAACAAGAGAGGGCGTTGA
- a CDS encoding transcriptional regulator codes for MPRSTGNVRLRAARQAAGYRSQQDLANALAARGVTVGIRQVRRWESDAPPLPQPDIRQALSELLGRPLDELGFNVPPGAETRTSTSLLAPANRGPLRTPNAQQPATAATDFLAGTRAHRRLYWSVAPATLHPAVAAHAALGSQLLDATTGRTRQLLATALAESWLLAGRIEFFDLREPDRAGDTWVRALQAAGEADDALLGCAVLAHMAFIPGWDGDRDGATERMVAARAYARRGPASAELLAWLDAVEAECATRCGDTRAALNLCSHGEDVLATGSEHRSPEWLDWFSAVRLAAFKGHTQLAAGHLPQARDTLLGVLAELPEDSDKQRTVVLGDLAAVEVAAGRPEEAARYALKALVLLETHWYATGLERIREVRRALGPWQHEQYVRDLDDRLYGWGAVVNALSC; via the coding sequence ATGCCTCGATCCACTGGCAACGTCCGATTGCGTGCGGCCCGGCAGGCGGCCGGCTACCGGTCGCAGCAGGACCTCGCGAACGCCCTCGCCGCCCGCGGCGTCACCGTCGGCATTCGGCAGGTCCGGCGGTGGGAATCGGACGCTCCGCCCCTCCCGCAGCCCGATATCCGTCAGGCCCTCAGCGAGCTTCTCGGCCGACCGCTCGACGAACTCGGTTTCAACGTTCCGCCGGGCGCGGAGACACGGACATCGACCAGCCTCCTCGCCCCCGCCAACCGGGGTCCTCTGCGTACACCCAACGCGCAGCAACCCGCCACCGCTGCCACTGACTTCCTCGCCGGAACGCGTGCCCACCGCCGGCTCTACTGGAGCGTGGCCCCCGCCACCCTGCACCCCGCCGTGGCCGCGCACGCGGCCTTGGGCAGCCAACTCCTGGACGCGACCACCGGGCGAACGCGGCAGCTCCTCGCCACGGCCCTGGCCGAGAGCTGGTTGCTGGCCGGCCGGATCGAGTTCTTCGACCTACGAGAGCCCGACCGTGCCGGCGACACCTGGGTGCGAGCGCTCCAGGCGGCAGGGGAGGCCGATGACGCCCTCCTGGGCTGTGCCGTCCTCGCCCACATGGCGTTCATTCCCGGGTGGGACGGTGACCGGGACGGTGCGACGGAGCGGATGGTGGCAGCCCGCGCGTACGCCCGCCGAGGTCCTGCCAGCGCCGAACTGCTGGCCTGGCTCGACGCGGTGGAAGCCGAGTGCGCGACGCGCTGCGGCGACACCCGAGCCGCCCTCAACCTGTGTTCTCACGGCGAGGACGTCCTCGCAACCGGCAGCGAGCACCGGAGTCCTGAGTGGCTGGACTGGTTCTCGGCCGTCCGGCTGGCCGCGTTCAAGGGCCACACACAGCTCGCCGCGGGGCACCTTCCGCAGGCCCGCGACACGCTACTCGGCGTTCTCGCCGAACTTCCCGAAGACAGCGACAAGCAGCGGACCGTCGTCCTCGGTGACCTGGCTGCCGTGGAGGTTGCTGCCGGGCGGCCCGAGGAAGCCGCCCGGTACGCCCTCAAGGCGCTGGTCCTGCTCGAAACGCACTGGTACGCGACGGGGCTGGAGCGCATCCGGGAGGTGCGGCGCGCCCTGGGGCCCTGGCAGCACGAGCAGTACGTCCGTGACCTCGATGACCGGCTCTACGGCTGGGGGGCCGTCGTCAACGCCCTCTCTTGTTGA
- a CDS encoding acyl-CoA dehydrogenase family protein, with product MQRRIFDADHEAFRDTVRTFLAKEVLPHYEQWEKDGITSRDAWRAAGRQGLLGLAVPEEYGGGGNPDFRYAAVLAEEFTRAGTPGLALGLHNDIIGPYLVNLGTEEQKRRWLPGFCSGETITAIAMTEPGAGSDLQGIRTTAEDRGDHWLVNGSKTFISNGILADLVIVVARTGPGGGAHGLSLLVVERGAEGFERGRNLDKIGQKAQDTAELFFHDVRVPKENLLGELGGGFVHLMNHLAQERLAIAMAGIAAAEHLLEITTAYVKEREAFGRPLSKLQHIRFEIAEMATECAVTRTFVDRCITDHSDGQLDHVHASMAKWWATELQKRVADRCLQLHGGYGYMTEYRVARAFTDGRIQTIYGGTTEIMKEIIGRSLLG from the coding sequence ATGCAACGACGCATCTTCGACGCCGACCACGAGGCGTTCCGCGACACCGTCCGCACCTTCCTCGCCAAGGAGGTGCTGCCGCACTACGAGCAGTGGGAGAAGGACGGCATCACCAGCCGGGACGCATGGCGGGCCGCCGGCCGGCAGGGGCTGCTGGGCCTCGCCGTCCCCGAGGAGTACGGCGGCGGAGGGAACCCCGACTTCCGGTACGCCGCCGTCCTCGCCGAGGAGTTCACCCGGGCCGGCACCCCCGGCCTGGCCCTCGGCCTGCACAACGACATCATCGGCCCGTACCTGGTCAACCTGGGCACCGAAGAGCAGAAGCGGCGCTGGCTGCCCGGCTTCTGCTCCGGCGAGACGATCACCGCGATCGCGATGACCGAACCGGGCGCCGGCAGCGACCTCCAGGGCATCCGCACCACTGCCGAGGACCGCGGCGACCACTGGCTGGTCAACGGATCCAAGACGTTCATCTCCAACGGAATCCTCGCCGACCTCGTCATCGTCGTCGCCCGGACCGGCCCGGGGGGAGGGGCGCACGGCCTGTCGCTGCTCGTCGTCGAGCGCGGCGCGGAGGGCTTCGAACGCGGCCGGAACCTCGACAAGATCGGCCAGAAGGCGCAGGACACCGCCGAGCTGTTCTTCCACGACGTGCGCGTCCCCAAGGAGAACCTGCTCGGCGAACTCGGCGGCGGGTTCGTCCACCTGATGAACCACCTCGCCCAGGAGCGGCTCGCCATAGCGATGGCCGGCATCGCCGCGGCCGAGCACCTGCTGGAGATCACCACCGCGTACGTCAAGGAGCGCGAGGCGTTCGGACGGCCGCTGTCGAAGCTCCAGCACATCCGCTTCGAGATCGCCGAGATGGCCACCGAGTGCGCTGTCACCCGCACGTTCGTCGACCGCTGCATCACCGACCACTCCGACGGGCAGCTCGACCACGTCCACGCCTCGATGGCCAAGTGGTGGGCGACCGAGCTCCAGAAGCGGGTCGCCGACCGCTGCCTGCAACTCCACGGCGGATACGGCTACATGACCGAATACCGGGTCGCGCGGGCCTTCACCGACGGCCGGATCCAGACCATCTACGGCGGCACGACCGAGATCATGAAGGAGATCATCGGTCGTTCCCTGCTCGGCTAA